In Deinococcus budaensis, the following proteins share a genomic window:
- a CDS encoding alpha/beta hydrolase family protein, whose translation MRKITLALAVALSPFAAAGGSGGPAPVTQLPQRVNTTLNFGDFTSAAQWTYPAAQTGKLPAVLLIHGSTPADMDFTVTGPDGKVLSRIFADLSQGLSSQGIAVLRYNKHYVSGPGKVDYQSFYTKADLNTFLKDAETALNAIKANPRVDPERIYVYGWSEGSTVAAALVNNHPEVAGLILQAPVTLPWADLFDKQLTDVQLPYLKQVVPDGLTNQNLTVAYTGPGGLVARSALTFALNQESLAAGKYELNLAAYDQNKNGVVELDSEYLPGARAVVKFLIETPQAPLNIYSRARALPVTTAQAPSIKVPVLILQGQNDANTPAKYLNALTDALRKSGVPTTVKLYPGLGHSLGKAPSIVQDNFQPIETQPINDTAVWIKGR comes from the coding sequence ATGCGTAAAATCACGTTGGCCCTTGCCGTTGCCCTCAGTCCTTTCGCTGCGGCTGGCGGCTCAGGTGGCCCCGCGCCGGTCACCCAGCTCCCCCAGCGTGTGAACACCACCCTGAACTTCGGGGATTTCACGAGTGCGGCGCAGTGGACCTACCCCGCCGCGCAGACCGGGAAGCTGCCCGCCGTGCTGCTGATTCACGGCTCCACCCCCGCTGACATGGATTTCACCGTCACCGGCCCCGACGGCAAGGTGCTCAGCCGCATCTTCGCGGACCTCTCCCAGGGCCTGAGCAGCCAGGGGATCGCGGTGCTGCGCTACAACAAGCATTACGTGAGCGGCCCCGGCAAGGTGGACTACCAGAGCTTTTATACCAAGGCCGACCTGAACACCTTCCTGAAGGACGCCGAGACGGCCCTGAACGCCATCAAGGCCAACCCGCGTGTCGATCCGGAGCGCATCTATGTGTACGGCTGGAGCGAGGGCAGCACCGTCGCCGCCGCCCTGGTGAACAACCACCCGGAAGTCGCGGGGCTGATCTTGCAAGCGCCTGTGACGCTGCCGTGGGCGGACCTGTTCGACAAGCAGCTCACGGACGTGCAACTGCCGTACCTAAAGCAGGTGGTACCGGATGGGCTGACCAACCAGAACCTGACCGTGGCCTACACCGGCCCTGGCGGTCTGGTCGCCCGCAGTGCCCTGACCTTCGCCCTGAACCAGGAGAGCCTGGCTGCCGGGAAGTACGAACTGAATCTGGCCGCTTACGATCAGAACAAGAACGGCGTCGTGGAACTGGACAGTGAGTACCTGCCCGGCGCGCGCGCTGTTGTGAAGTTCCTGATCGAGACCCCACAGGCGCCCCTGAACATCTACTCCCGCGCCCGTGCGCTGCCGGTCACGACTGCCCAGGCTCCCTCGATCAAGGTGCCAGTGCTGATCTTGCAAGGCCAGAACGACGCCAACACGCCCGCGAAGTATCTGAACGCCCTGACCGACGCCCTGAGGAAAAGCGGTGTCCCAACCACCGTGAAGCTGTACCCCGGCCTGGGGCATAGCCTCGGAAAGGCCCCCAGCATCGTTCAGGACAACTTCCAGCCCATCGAGACGCAGCCCATCAACGACACGGCGGTCTGGATCAAGGGACGCTGA
- a CDS encoding ParA family protein, with the protein MAKVISIGNMKGGVGKTTSAVHLAQQLGRKGKTLLLDADEELQCAVYWRASDFEGWTFDALPFREFTPEKAEGYEYVIIDTKGNEQGQDLVSLAHSSDLLVIPTKPDGLSATGLIRTLTPLVDAGVSNYRVLIVANVGGRGEELRDALAEQEVPVMTTLVRQSTAVGDAAERRVPLEAYTTNRYAKLVSLDYGSVAREVLNHVR; encoded by the coding sequence ATGGCAAAAGTCATCAGCATCGGCAACATGAAGGGCGGCGTGGGCAAGACGACCAGCGCCGTCCACCTGGCGCAGCAGCTCGGGCGCAAGGGGAAGACGCTGCTCCTCGATGCTGACGAGGAGTTGCAGTGCGCGGTGTACTGGCGGGCCAGCGACTTCGAGGGCTGGACCTTCGATGCCCTGCCCTTCCGCGAGTTCACCCCGGAGAAGGCCGAGGGCTACGAGTACGTCATCATCGACACCAAGGGCAACGAGCAGGGCCAGGACCTCGTGAGCCTCGCCCATTCCAGCGATCTGCTGGTCATCCCCACCAAGCCGGACGGTCTCAGCGCGACTGGCCTCATCCGCACCCTCACCCCCCTTGTTGATGCCGGAGTGAGCAACTACCGGGTGCTGATCGTCGCCAACGTTGGCGGCCGTGGTGAGGAGCTGCGGGACGCCCTTGCCGAGCAGGAGGTGCCCGTCATGACCACGCTGGTCCGGCAGAGCACGGCGGTGGGAGACGCGGCCGAACGGCGGGTGCCGCTGGAGGCCTACACCACCAACCGCTACGCCAAGCTGGTTTCTCTCGATTACGGCAGCGTGGCCCGCGAGGTACTGAACCATGTCCGCTGA